The Prionailurus bengalensis isolate Pbe53 chromosome F2, Fcat_Pben_1.1_paternal_pri, whole genome shotgun sequence genomic interval CTCAGGCTGTCTGGACACAATGTTCCCTGGGTACCCGTTCTTTTTACCTATGCTGGTATTTATTAAGCTGCGTCAGTGCTTCCAGGTCCTGTCCGAGGACCGCCTGCAAGAGctggaggagggtggggcaggtTCCCGCCCCTTGGGAGAATCTTAGCCCCTCTAGTGTTTGTGTGCTTTGTGAGCTTTATTCTAGTTTTGAAGAAAAGAGGATCTCTGATAAGCAGCTTTGTGAGGTCTGAAGTACAgatgttggtggtggtgggggggggtcctGCAGAGCAACAGTCATCAAAAGCACACCCAGGCCAGTGGTCATTTTTGGTATTGTGCTATTTATGTACTGTTTGATGGCTAAGTTTTCCTAAAGAGGCACCATGCTTCTGGAAGTAGGGAACCGGGGGGGTGGCCCCATTcctattttcattcagttcaaccCATTGTCAGGCACCTAGCACTTGCTTTTTGGTGCCACGGTCCTCCATTGAGTgccagctctgtgctaagcacCACGCTGGGTCTTCCCACTACCAGCGATGGAGGAGGCTATGGCCGGGCGGTGGCCTGGGGTCTGTCCTCCCCGCTGAAGGGCCCTTCCCTGCAGGTGGCTTCCTGCCTGGCCCGGCGCCATGCACACGCTTGTGTTCCTGAGCACGCGGCAGGTGCTCCAGTGTCAGCCAGCTGCCTGCCAGGCCCTACCCCTGCTGCCTCGAGAGCTCTTCCCCCTGCTGTTCAAGGTGGCCTTCATGGACAAGAAGACTGTTGTGCTTCGCGAGCTGGTGCACACATGGCCCTTCCCGCTGCTCAGCTTCCAGCAGCTGCTGCAGGAATGTGCTCACTGCAGCCGGGCCTTGCTGCAAGAGCGCCCCAGCACAGAGAGCATGCAGGCTGTGATCCTGGGGCTGACAGCCCGGCTCCACACCCCAGAGACCGAGGCTGGCACACAGCCTCTCTGCAGGTATGGGTGCACCCGAGGGGCTCTCAGGcctggggggtgcagagagggttCCCCCCTGAGGTTCCAGGCGAGTGCAAGAGCTCAGTGCGGAAACAGGCATGTGGCTTCTGTCCCAAGGTGGCTGGGAGTGGGTGTGGGTTCTGCTTCCTTGTCTCCTGCTTCAGCCTACCCGTGCTCCCAGGAAGCATGCCCTGCGGGTGCTGGACATGACGGGCCTACTGGATGACGGCGTGGAGCAGGACCCTGGCACCATGAGCATGTGGGACTGCACAGCAGCTGTGGCCCGCACCTGCATAGCACAGCAGCAGGGCGGGACCGCGGATCCTGGGCCAGCCCCCATTCCTGTGGAGGTTCGTGTGGACCTGCGGGTGAACCGGGCCTCTTACTCGTTCCTGCGGGAGGCACTCCGGAGCAGTGTGGGCAGTCCCCTGCGGCTCTGCTGCCGGGACCTGCGGGCTGAGGACCTGCCCATGCGCAACACTGTGGCTTTGCTGCAGCTGCTGGATGCGGGCTGCCTGCGCCGTGTGGACCTGCGCTTTAACAACTTGGGCCTGCGTGGCCTGTCTGTTATCATCCCACATGTGGCCCGATTCCAGCACCTGGCCAGCCTGCGGCTGCACTATGTGCATGGGGACTCGAGGCAGCCCTCTGTGGATGGCGAGGACAACTTTCGCTACTTCCTGGCCCAGATGGGCCGCTTCACTTGTCTGCGGGAACTCAGCATGGGCTCCTCTCTTCTCTCGGGGCGGCTGGACCAGCTGCTCAGGTGAGCAAGCCCCACTATTGCCCTGTCCTTTTCCCCTCTTCCGAGACCCTGCCCTGGTCCTACTTGGTTGTGACCTGTGTGCCCTATTCTAGCACCCTGCAGAGTCCCTTGGAGAGCCTGGAGCTGGCCTTCTGTGCCCTGCTGCCCGAGGATCTGCGCTTCCTGGCACGGAGCCCCCATGCTGTCCACCTCAAGAAGTTGGACCTTAGTGGCAACGACCTGTCCGGCAGCCAGCTGGAGCCTTTCCAGGGTCTGCTGCAGGCAGCAGCAGCCACACTGCTACACCTCGAGCTGACTGAGTGCCAGCTTGCTGATACCCAGCTGCTGGCCACGCTCCCTGTGTTGACGCGCTGTACCAGCCTCCGCTACCTCGGTCTCTATGGCAACCCACTGTCCATGGCGGGCCTCAAGGAGCTCCTACGGGATTCGGTAGTGCAGGCTGAGCTACGCACGGTGGTGCACCCCTTCCCTGTGGACTGCTATGAGGGTTTGCCCTGGCCACCGCCTGCCTCTGTCCTGCTGGAAGCTTCCATCAATGAGGAGAAGTTTGCTCGTGTGGAGGCGGAGTTGCACCAGCTGCTACTGGCCTCAGGTCGTGCTCATGTGCTCTGGACCACTGACATTTATGGGCGCCTGGCCGCAGACTACTTCAGCCTATGACCTCTAGGCTGTCCTGGTGTTCAGGGCTGCTGGAGACCCCTCCCTGCCTTAGGTAGACAGAGCCTTTGCTGGGACCCTGTTGGAGGCCTGACACGGAGTCACTGGTCTCTGGTTTCCTTGCTCTTGGGCTCTCGCAGCCTTCCGATGCTTGGTGGAGCACCTTGCGAGGTTTTGCCCTGTACCTGTTCCCCTGACTGGCTGACTGCGGGCTTAAGGGCTGGATTCCAGGCCTGTTAAGGCCAGGCTTGGTTTGGGGTGCACTTGGCTGCCCTCTGGTGTCCTGGTCCTCTCTTTGGAATGTTTCTGGGGTCCCAGCTGTGAGCTGAGAGAGGGTGTTCTGTCTGGGCCCTTCCCAAGAACAGACTGCTCTGGGGTTGAAGCTGGAACAGGGACCTGCTTCAAGGTGGGTTGGGTCCCCACGCACTGGAGCCTTTCATGGTTCTCTCTGCCCTGGCACCCGGGAGACAACCTGGCTGGGCTTTGGAGCCAGCGGGTGTCATTAAGGTACAAATGTGCAGTGTGTTTGGAACTTaaatttgtggtgtttttttctGTCCTAACTGGTCAGAATGACATGTCACTGGCTCTGCTGTCCCCTCCAGCGTAGCCACTGGGTAACAGCTGTCTTCCGGTctgttgtccccctccctctttcctgggCACCTCCACAGCCCTTCGCCTCTCCCACCTTGGGGAGGCCCCAGGTCCTCCAGCAGGCTGGCGGGCCAGTGGCCGGACCTGCAGAGCTAGCGATTAGGGTGATGCTGGAGGGATCTTTTCTGGAGGGCTTCGGTAGGGCCGTGGGGAGCCTCCTCGGCCACCGTCCCTTGACGCCTTAGGGATTCTGTCCGCAGAGCTGGGGGTCCGCAGGTGCCTGCGCCCCGCCCTCGGGCCCCCAGATCCCACACACGGCTCGCCGCACACTGCGCAGCTTTTACCCTTTACTGACTGCGCTGGAGCATGCGCGGGGCGAGCCCGCGGGCCTGCCAATCCGCGAAGACTACGTCATCAGCgagcgcccgcccgcccgcccctcTGGGCCGCACTCTTCAGCAGTGGATCTCGTAGGCTGCCGGCGGCTGCAGCGGGAGGCCCTGCGCCGGCCCGGTTGCTGCGCCATCGGCAGCCTCCGTCGGGCCCTCGGCGAAGAGTGGCTTGGAACGGTCGATGACGAACATCTCGTGGCCTCGCTCGTCGCGGAGCTCCTCGAGCTGCGCGAAGGTGCAGGGCCCGTCCGAATAGTCGTTGACGAACAGCGCGCCCTCCCCCGGCAGTCCCGGCGCCTTTTTTCTCTTGCGCCGCCGGCGGCAGATCATGGTCGCCAGCAGCAGCGCCGTGAGCGTAAGGAGCGCGATGGCGCCCGCGATGGCCGTCTGGGTGGCCAGGCCCAGGGCGCGGAAGGCCATGCTGCCGGCCTCTTGCAGGGGCTCGTGGCTGACGGGGCCGGCGGCCGGAGGCGGCGGGGGCGCCagctgcagctgctgctgctgggacAGGTTGACCAGGAGCTGGAAGGGCACGCGGGCGGCGCCGCCGGCGTTGGAGGCCTCGCACTCGTACTTTCCAGCGTGGGCCAGGGTGATGTTGGTGAGGAAGAGCATGCCGCTGCCCGTGTCAGAGGCGCCGGGCCCGCCTGGGCGCGGTGCCCCGCCTTCTGGCTGGATCTGGGCCCGTGGCTGCCCTTCACGAGGCTGGGCCACCTTTCTCCAGGTCACCAGGGGCTGCGGGTAGCCGGAAGCCTGGCAGGCAACGCGCAGGTCCTCACCCAGGTTGGCCGTCACCTCCAGCGGCTCCACGTGTACAGAGGGCGGGATGCAGATGAGGCTACTGCCAGATATGTCCAGGAGACTTTGAAGTGCCAGGCGCGGGGGCTCTGCACACATGATGTTCTTGTCCCTGGAGCTGAGCAGCCGCTGGCCCCCTTCCTTGATCCATGCTCCCAGCCAGTGCAGGGCACAGTCACAGCGCCATGGGTTCTCTGTGGGCAGAGCAGTGGCGGACGGGTAGCTCAGGAATGGTCCCAGAACAACCTGTGCAGTTGGGCTTCTGCTGGCCAGAACCGGAACCCCTTTCCCACCTCCCGGAGAGGGGCCCCTGCCACCTCTTCTCTGACCTCAAGCTCCCTGGAGTGTGGGCAagctcttccctccccctgcAGTTCTGTGCTGCGTGGTCCAGTTCACTAATTTCTAAGAAAGCCTCTGCTCCTTTGAAGTCTCTCCCTGCAGCAAGTCTCATTACTTGGGTGGATAGTCGGTGTCCCCAAAGGCATCCCACAGCACTGAGACCTCGCCAATCCTGTCAGCCTCGTCCTCAGGTGCTGTGTCCTGGAAATGCCAGCCCTAGTTTCGTCTTTCCAGTTTCTgtctgttccccccaccccccccatagCTCCCGAGTGTCCAGTCCCTCAACAGAGGATTTCTACCTTTTCTGTCTTAATCCTTAGGCCAGGTCCCTGAGCTGTGCCCCTTCCAGCACTCCCATTCCTATCAGCCGCCCATGGGTCCAGGTGATGGTATGACCCTGCAGAGCGCTCCTGGATGGTCTGGGATTCAGAGCCACTGCCATCAAAGCCCACTCCACACCTGGGCCTGCTTCCCACTGCCACCACTGTGGCCGAGGAAGATACCCTGGCATGAGAACCTTCCCCAGGAGGTACCTGTGAGGCGCAGGACCTGCAGGCTGGCCAGGGGCTGTAGGGCCTCACGACTGATGGTGCCCAGTTGGTTCCTGCTGAGGTCCAGCAGTGCTAGTGAGGAAAGCCCAGCCAGGGCCTGGTCCTCCAGCAGCTCAATGCTGTTTTCCTGCAGGTGCAGCTCCTGCAGTCGCTGAGGGAAGGACAGCACATCATCAGGGGAAGGGGCCCTGGCGGCCAGGTCCCCTTCTTACGGAGCTAACCTGGGTTAACTTTTCTCCCTTTCACTGCTCTAGCCCCGCAGGGCAGGTGGAGGTATCGGAGGACCCTTGCCCTTGCCCACCTTCCCCCCTCACCGGTAGGTGCAGGAAGGTGAAATCCAGCAGCTGCACTAGCTGGTTACCAGCCAGGTAGAGTGCACGCAGCTGGGCCAGGCCCGCGAAAGCGCCAACTCGCAAGCCGCGTAGCCGGTTGCCGGTGAGCGCTAGCTCTAGCAGGCGTGACTGCGCGCGGAAGACGCCTGGCTCCAGGGCGCGCAGGCTGTTATTGTGCAGGTAGAGACGGCGCAGGGCGGCGAGAGGCGCCAGTACGCCCGGTTCCAGGCGCGCGATGCTGTTGTCCTGCAGGAACAGCGTCTGCGGGccggagggagggtgggagggtgttTACCCTGCTGAGGGAGTCTCCCTCCCCTGGGGCTCTCCAGCACCCACGGGGACATTCACACACCCCTCCCTCCGTGTCGCGGGCACCTCTAGCCGCGGCCCAGTGGCCCCAAGCGGTGCCCACCTGCGTCCCGGGTGGGATTCCGGGCGGGACGACGCGAAGCCGCAGGGCGCCGCACTCCACCGTGGCGCTGTAGCAGCGGCAGGCGGCTGGGCAGCCGGCAGCGCGGGGCGGGAAGCCAGGGAAccacagcagccacagcagcagcaaTGTGGGCGCCCCCGGGGCCATCTCCCGCGGGACCGGCCGCGGACCACGAAGCTGCAACCTCCTGACGGGCCTCCTTATAGTCCACCCTGGATGTGATGTGCCTCCTGAAACACAGGTTGGCAGGCCTGCCCCTAACACTTGAGAGCCAGCGAAGAACATGGATGGAGGCCCACACCCTGTGTCTAATTTCTGAAAAGTTATAAATCAGTTCAAGCAAccgataaaaacaaaaacaagaaacaaacagaaaagttggcttttttcctttgcaaaaacACAGTCATGAAGATTTGGAGCATCAGGTTCCGATTTAGAATTTCCAGAGTTCTTAGTCTTACCACACTGGCCATGTGGGGAGAGCCAACACCACCCCAgcccccttctcttcccatctATTTCCATCTGGCACCGTAAGCGATTTTGCACTCATGCATGTGGGCGTCTCTACTTTCTAGCAATTAGCCACTCCTTGACTCTAAGGTACAAGAGGCTGGTGCAAAGTGTGGGCTTGGGAACATGTAGGTGGTGAAGCCCAGGACCCAGTTACCCAAGTGCAGGCTAGAAGGGGAAGAGGCTCTAGGAAGACATTTCTCCTTGTCCACATGGAGATGTCCAAAAGCAGAGCCCAGAGCAGAAGTCTTGTGCCCCCAAGACGAAGCCCAAGGCCCCACACCACGTGTCCTTGTCTTCACCTGACCCTGACCCAGCATTAAGTCTAGTCCTTTTATCCCTagaactcatgctctgtctcctgaCCCTGGGACCCACCTGATGTATGTTGATGGGAAACATGGGTAGAACTGATCCTGGGAGCCACCAGCCACAGGAAAATGCAAGCATAGCTTGGCCAGCCCCTGCCCAAGCCcttgtgggggtgagggtgggtggAACAGCTTAGACAGAATTAGGGTTAATTCTCAGGAACTTGCTAGACAATTGGGGGATGTGATACACAATAGGAAAGTCAGTTCACAAGCCACGGCCTACGTTCTCTCTGCTGTTTCCCAGAAAAGTGCTTCTGTTTTGGGGAGTAGGAAGGGCCCTGTAACAGCTGGGTTGGGGCCTTGGGCCACCAACTGGGTTTCTAGGATAGTTCCCAAGTGGGCTCTGGGAGCAGTGACCTCCTGGATGGTAAAGGAATATATAGTGTGTTGGGGATTTATGCACATGAACCGGTGATCCTATAAAGATGGGAAGACCTGTGTCTAGTTCCAGGGACAGTGAGTCCAGTTTTAAAGGTGGGGACATGGGCTGAGAAGCCAGCTAGTCTGGAGCCAGGGATAGCAAAGCTGAGGGTGTGCTGTCATGCAGCCTCCAGCCCTTCCTCAAATGGTCCCCACTCTGAATAACTGCCTGTTTTCCAAGTCTCTCTGCTAGCAAGAGTGAGTCATGTGGAAAGGGACCAAGTGCCCTTGATGTCTGTTCGAATCTTGCTCTAAATTGTAACTCATATGATTATTTAAAGTCACTAGAAATGAGGTAGGCACACCAAAAGTTTTAATGGAATAGCTTTGGCCCAGGCAGAGTCAGTTCCCAGGTGTCTCAGGATGTGCGTTGAAGCCCAAGAATCTAAAGGCATACTCTGGGCTCCTGGGATCCACTTCCCTGAGCATAAGGGCTGGTTCAGGTCTTGCCCAATCAGGCTCCAGCAGCCAGTCCTCTTAAGTAGAGGGGCTTCTTGGCTTCCTCCTCAGGATTCAAGGCACTGTTCACAGGGACACCCCCTAGACGCTGATTGGAATAAAAGGGCCGGCCTGAGCAGGGATGAGGGGCCCAGGCGGGAAGAGCAGAGGAGGCCAGCCCAGAAATCCTTTTACCCAGCGGACAGCCCTCTAATCCGgttgggcagggggcggggcgtcACACACAGGATTCTGCGATGGCTGTTACCGTCTCCAGGGCACCCATCTGTGCGGAGACTGGAGCGGCGAGGAAGCCCTGCGACCCCCTCGGGAGCAGTGCGAAGCCCAAGTCGCGTGCCTCGATCCCCCATGGTGTCACCTGCATCCCCTCCAGCTGGGTCTGTCCCGGGCCAGTTCAGGGCAGGGCGTGGTCCCCGCCAGGTCGCCTCCCCTTCTCGATGCGCGCTGGGGACATAGCCGGGAAGGTCCCCGATCCCACCCCCATGCCCACTGACCTCGGGTCGGGCGCCCCCTCACCTGACGCTCCCGCGGCGCGGCTCCCCCGCTGAGCCCGAGGCGCCCAGGCCCACCGAGCAGtgcagggcgggggaggggcggacgCCGCTCGCGCACGCGTACTGGAGCCCCTGCGCCTCCAGCCGCGCCGCCGGGGCCTGCCCCTGTAGGCGAGGGCCGAACCAAAGGACGCCCCAGGCCcgaggtgttgggggggggggggggggggggggggggggggggaggggggggaagtaGAAGGGCCCGCGACCCCGCCCCTCCTCGCGTTCGAAGCCGCGGCAGCACCTCGGACAGCGCCGAGCACCACGGGGCCGCGGTGCACCTCTGCCGCGCACGCGCATTCTGCCGGCGCGCTCTTTCGGTGGCGCGTGCGCAGCGATGCGCGGCCCGGGCCACAGCGGTGAGGGGAGAGAGGACGGGACCTCGGCGGGGCCAGGGGCACCAGCGGCCGCCAGCCTTCCTGCCTGCGGCTCAGGGCCGCGAGGCGGCGAGCAGCAGCGGGGCCAGGTCCATGGTGAGGGCGAGGCGGCGGCCTTGCCAGCGCACGTGTGAGGGCAGCGCGGGCGCGCCGGGCGGGTACTCGAAGCAGGCGCTAAGCTCGAAGGCTAGGGCCGAGCGCACCAGACCCACGCCGCCCGCTCGCTCTGGCGCGGGGTGGTAGAGGCGGCCGTTGGCGGCCAGAGGCAGCAGACGCGCCGGCTCGAAGGGCACGGCCAGGGCCTCACCGCCGCCGCAATAGGAGAGACGCGGGGGCCCGGAGCCCGAGGCCAGCAGGTGCGTGAAGACCACCGGCCGGTCTTCGCAGCGCAGGAAATTGCGCTCTCTGCCGCAGGgcgagaggaaggggaaagaggccTCGTAGCGACCGCTGTGGTTGGGTCTCAGGCGGGAGAAGAAGGTGACCAGGAACTGTGGGTCTGGAGGAGAAGGACACGGTTGCTTACCATGCCACGGTACCCTACCCGGGGCCCTACTTCCCCAGGCAATCGGCGCGCCCTGGGCAACGCCACGGGCTGGCGCCGGATGTGGGCACACCACCTTGGCCTCACTCTAGACAGCAGGGCTCATGAGCACAGGATGCCCAGTCCTCTGCTTCGGACGGGCCAGTCGGCAGGCTGGGGAGCAGAGCCCACCAGGGCCTTGCCGAAGGGAGAAGAAAGGTGGGGAAGAAGTTGCACCGGTACCTTTGAAGCAGGTGATGAAGTTCTTCATTTTGGAGTCATCCAGGAAAAGCTGCAGACAGAGGGGCAGGCCGTGGCCCATGAGTCCCAACTGGAAGCCCGACAGAGTCGGCCCCAGGGCGGGGAGGCTTGGGCAGGCCTGAGCCGGGGCCAGTGTCCACTCTCCTTGCGCTCCTGTGCACGCCGTGTGCAGGGAGGCGAGTGGAAAGTAAACCTGGGGACCCTGCCAACATTCCTGCATCTATCCCGCACTCCGGGCCGTGCGGGTTCCTGAGCTGCCATGTCCTCCCTgtacctctcccttcctccttaaaAGTTTCTAATCAGATGTGCCACCTCCTCCGCGGAGGCTCCTGGACCTGCTTCCTCCCGGATATGCTGGATGATTCCCCTGCCAGGGCTTGCAAAACAGGCAGGGCGACCCGAAGCTGGGGATCACAGGGTCGGGCAGGATCTGGGGATGCAGAGCGCACGAGACGCAGCAAAGTGTGGCAGGTTGGCTGctggggcggcggggcggggggcgacCCCTCTCGGGCTGAGACCGGGCGCCCCAGGCGGTCCAACTCTGGGTCCCACCTCAGCAGTCAAGTTCTCATTCTTTAGAGACCCCGCCCACCCATCCGGCCCCGCCCCTCTCACAGGCGCCCCCTCTCTGGCCCCACCTCTCTAACCGGTGCGCCCGCTCCGGCCACGCTCCCGGCCCACCTGGCCCTGATGATCCACATAATAAAAATACTCTCGCGTCTGGGGCTCTGGGGTCTGGCCCTGCGTGTAGGAgacgcccccgcccccgccgcagGCCCGGGTC includes:
- the LRRC24 gene encoding leucine-rich repeat-containing protein 24 isoform X1, coding for MFFAGSQVLGAGLPTCVSGGTSHPGWTIRRPVRRLQLRGPRPVPREMAPGAPTLLLLWLLWFPGFPPRAAGCPAACRCYSATVECGALRLRVVPPGIPPGTQTLFLQDNSIARLEPGVLAPLAALRRLYLHNNSLRALEPGVFRAQSRLLELALTGNRLRGLRVGAFAGLAQLRALYLAGNQLVQLLDFTFLHLPRLQELHLQENSIELLEDQALAGLSSLALLDLSRNQLGTISREALQPLASLQVLRLTENPWRCDCALHWLGAWIKEGGQRLLSSRDKNIMCAEPPRLALQSLLDISGSSLICIPPSVHVEPLEVTANLGEDLRVACQASGYPQPLVTWRKVAQPREGQPRAQIQPEGGAPRPGGPGASDTGSGMLFLTNITLAHAGKYECEASNAGGAARVPFQLLVNLSQQQQLQLAPPPPPAAGPVSHEPLQEAGSMAFRALGLATQTAIAGAIALLTLTALLLATMICRRRRKRKKAPGLPGEGALFVNDYSDGPCTFAQLEELRDERGHEMFVIDRSKPLFAEGPTEAADGAATGPAQGLPLQPPAAYEIHC
- the LRRC24 gene encoding leucine-rich repeat-containing protein 24 isoform X2, with amino-acid sequence MFFAGSQVLGAGLPTCVSGGTSHPGWTIRRPVRRLQLRGPRPVPREMAPGAPTLLLLWLLWFPGFPPRAAGCPAACRCYSATVECGALRLRVVPPGIPPGTQTLFLQDNSIARLEPGVLAPLAALRRLYLHNNSLRALEPGVFRAQSRLLELALTGNRLRGLRVGAFAGLAQLRALYLAGNQLVQLLDFTFLHLPELHLQENSIELLEDQALAGLSSLALLDLSRNQLGTISREALQPLASLQVLRLTENPWRCDCALHWLGAWIKEGGQRLLSSRDKNIMCAEPPRLALQSLLDISGSSLICIPPSVHVEPLEVTANLGEDLRVACQASGYPQPLVTWRKVAQPREGQPRAQIQPEGGAPRPGGPGASDTGSGMLFLTNITLAHAGKYECEASNAGGAARVPFQLLVNLSQQQQLQLAPPPPPAAGPVSHEPLQEAGSMAFRALGLATQTAIAGAIALLTLTALLLATMICRRRRKRKKAPGLPGEGALFVNDYSDGPCTFAQLEELRDERGHEMFVIDRSKPLFAEGPTEAADGAATGPAQGLPLQPPAAYEIHC
- the LRRC14 gene encoding leucine-rich repeat-containing protein 14 isoform X2, with protein sequence MHTLVFLSTRQVLQCQPAACQALPLLPRELFPLLFKVAFMDKKTVVLRELVHTWPFPLLSFQQLLQECAHCSRALLQERPSTESMQAVILGLTARLHTPETEAGTQPLCRKHALRVLDMTGLLDDGVEQDPGTMSMWDCTAAVARTCIAQQQGGTADPGPAPIPVEVRVDLRVNRASYSFLREALRSSVGSPLRLCCRDLRAEDLPMRNTVALLQLLDAGCLRRVDLRFNNLGLRGLSVIIPHVARFQHLASLRLHYVHGDSRQPSVDGEDNFRYFLAQMGRFTCLRELSMGSSLLSGRLDQLLSTLQSPLESLELAFCALLPEDLRFLARSPHAVHLKKLDLSGNDLSGSQLEPFQGLLQAAAATLLHLELTECQLADTQLLATLPVLTRCTSLRYLGLYGNPLSMAGLKELLRDSVVQAELRTVVHPFPVDCYEGLPWPPPASVLLEASINEEKFARVEAELHQLLLASGRAHVLWTTDIYGRLAADYFSL
- the LRRC14 gene encoding leucine-rich repeat-containing protein 14 isoform X1; amino-acid sequence: MRWLPAWPGAMHTLVFLSTRQVLQCQPAACQALPLLPRELFPLLFKVAFMDKKTVVLRELVHTWPFPLLSFQQLLQECAHCSRALLQERPSTESMQAVILGLTARLHTPETEAGTQPLCRKHALRVLDMTGLLDDGVEQDPGTMSMWDCTAAVARTCIAQQQGGTADPGPAPIPVEVRVDLRVNRASYSFLREALRSSVGSPLRLCCRDLRAEDLPMRNTVALLQLLDAGCLRRVDLRFNNLGLRGLSVIIPHVARFQHLASLRLHYVHGDSRQPSVDGEDNFRYFLAQMGRFTCLRELSMGSSLLSGRLDQLLSTLQSPLESLELAFCALLPEDLRFLARSPHAVHLKKLDLSGNDLSGSQLEPFQGLLQAAAATLLHLELTECQLADTQLLATLPVLTRCTSLRYLGLYGNPLSMAGLKELLRDSVVQAELRTVVHPFPVDCYEGLPWPPPASVLLEASINEEKFARVEAELHQLLLASGRAHVLWTTDIYGRLAADYFSL
- the CF2H8orf82 gene encoding UPF0598 protein C8orf82 homolog; its protein translation is MWRACRALRPCAVVLARSPETRACGGGGGVSYTQGQTPEPQTREYFYYVDHQGQLFLDDSKMKNFITCFKDPQFLVTFFSRLRPNHSGRYEASFPFLSPCGRERNFLRCEDRPVVFTHLLASGSGPPRLSYCGGGEALAVPFEPARLLPLAANGRLYHPAPERAGGVGLVRSALAFELSACFEYPPGAPALPSHVRWQGRRLALTMDLAPLLLAASRP